A genomic window from Pseudomonas argentinensis includes:
- the hrpB gene encoding ATP-dependent helicase HrpB, with product MNSLPIDSLLPDLCRALAERDEVVLEAPPGAGKTTRVPLAVLDQPWLAGQRIIMLEPRRLAARAAAERLAGELGEQVGETVGYRIRLDSKVGPNTRIEVVTEGILARRLQDDPALEGVGLVIFDEFHERSLDADLALALTLNGRAMFRGADSGEAPLKVLLMSATLEGERLAGLLGDAPVLRSEGRMYPVDIRWGAPWQAGEWLEPRVLQTVLQALDDEPGSLLVFLPGQAEIRRVAEQLDEALAGRGDVRVCPLHGELELSAQRAAIEPTPAGLRKVVLATNIAETSLTIDGVRVVVDAGLARVPRFDPGSGMTRLDTGRISRASATQRAGRAGRLQPGACYRLWSQAQHEQLPAYSAAEILQADLAGLALQLARWGVEVGELVWLDPPPAAAYTQARDLLQRLGALDERGVLTAHGQAMAELPAHPRIAHLLLRGQALGLGKLACDLAALLGERDIQRGGGADLHSRLALLSGESRAARGAQGGVQRARQLAKQFQGYLRRVPVSEPVSDPEHGRWLGALLAFAYPDRIARQRREGGADYRLANGRAAQFAEADALMKHAWLVVADLGSRQGQREERIYLAAELEPALFDSVLTEQVSSLDLLEWDEREGVLRAERQRKVGDLVLSCEALPGLDAEARTTALLGLVRRKGLALLPWTPELRQWQARVMLLRGLDLQNQAASDWPDVSDAALLASLETWLAPYLGKVTRLSHFGNLDLHAMLQTLLPWPLPQRLDEWAPRSLPVPSGSRIGLDYSEHPPVLAVRLQELFGLAETPRIANGRQQVLLHLLSPARRPVQVTQDLANFWRTTYAEVKKDLKGRYPKHYWPDDPLIAEPTARAKPRK from the coding sequence ATGAACAGCCTGCCGATCGATTCCCTGCTGCCCGACCTGTGCCGCGCCCTGGCCGAACGCGACGAAGTGGTGCTCGAAGCGCCGCCCGGCGCCGGCAAGACCACCCGCGTGCCATTGGCCGTGCTCGATCAGCCGTGGCTGGCCGGGCAGCGCATCATCATGCTCGAGCCGCGGCGCCTGGCGGCCCGCGCCGCCGCCGAGCGCCTGGCCGGCGAGCTGGGGGAACAGGTCGGCGAGACCGTGGGTTATCGCATCCGCCTGGACAGCAAGGTGGGGCCGAACACGCGCATCGAGGTGGTCACCGAGGGCATCCTCGCCCGGCGCCTGCAGGACGACCCGGCGCTGGAAGGCGTCGGCCTGGTGATCTTCGACGAATTCCACGAACGCAGCCTGGATGCCGACCTGGCCCTGGCGCTGACCCTCAATGGCCGGGCGATGTTTCGCGGCGCCGACAGTGGCGAGGCGCCACTCAAGGTGCTGCTGATGTCGGCGACTCTGGAGGGCGAGCGCCTGGCCGGGTTGCTGGGCGACGCGCCAGTGCTGCGCAGCGAAGGGCGCATGTATCCGGTGGATATTCGCTGGGGTGCCCCCTGGCAGGCGGGCGAGTGGCTGGAGCCGCGGGTGCTGCAGACGGTACTGCAGGCCCTGGACGACGAGCCGGGCAGCCTGCTGGTATTCCTGCCCGGTCAGGCGGAGATTCGCCGGGTGGCCGAGCAACTGGACGAAGCGCTGGCCGGGCGAGGCGACGTGCGCGTCTGCCCGCTGCATGGCGAGCTGGAACTGTCGGCCCAGCGCGCAGCCATCGAGCCGACGCCGGCGGGGCTGCGCAAGGTGGTGCTGGCCACCAACATCGCCGAGACCAGCCTGACCATCGACGGCGTGCGCGTGGTGGTCGACGCCGGCCTGGCGCGGGTACCGCGTTTCGACCCGGGCAGTGGCATGACGCGCCTGGATACCGGGCGTATCTCCCGCGCCTCGGCCACCCAGCGCGCTGGGCGCGCCGGCCGCCTGCAACCGGGTGCCTGTTACCGGCTGTGGTCCCAGGCCCAGCACGAGCAATTGCCTGCATACAGCGCGGCGGAAATTCTTCAGGCCGACCTGGCGGGCCTGGCACTGCAGTTGGCGCGCTGGGGCGTCGAGGTGGGTGAACTGGTCTGGCTCGACCCGCCGCCCGCGGCCGCCTACACCCAGGCGCGTGATCTGCTGCAGCGCCTCGGGGCACTCGACGAGCGCGGTGTGCTGACCGCCCACGGCCAGGCCATGGCCGAGCTGCCGGCCCATCCGCGCATCGCTCATCTGTTGCTGCGCGGCCAGGCCCTTGGCCTCGGTAAGCTGGCCTGTGACCTGGCGGCGCTGCTGGGTGAGCGCGACATACAACGAGGCGGCGGTGCCGATCTGCACAGTCGCCTGGCGCTGCTGTCGGGCGAGAGCCGGGCCGCGCGCGGCGCTCAGGGTGGCGTGCAGCGAGCCCGGCAACTGGCCAAACAGTTTCAGGGTTACTTGCGCCGGGTTCCGGTCAGCGAGCCGGTCAGCGATCCTGAGCACGGTCGCTGGTTGGGCGCGCTGCTGGCTTTCGCCTACCCGGATCGCATCGCCCGTCAGCGTCGCGAGGGCGGCGCCGACTATCGCCTGGCCAATGGCCGCGCCGCGCAGTTCGCCGAGGCAGATGCCTTGATGAAGCACGCCTGGCTGGTGGTCGCCGACCTGGGCAGTCGCCAGGGCCAGCGCGAGGAGCGCATCTATCTGGCTGCCGAGCTGGAGCCGGCGCTGTTCGATTCGGTGCTGACCGAGCAGGTGAGCAGCCTTGACCTGCTCGAATGGGACGAACGCGAAGGTGTGCTGCGCGCCGAGCGGCAGCGCAAGGTGGGTGATCTGGTTCTGAGCTGCGAGGCGCTGCCGGGACTGGATGCCGAGGCGCGCACCACGGCACTGCTTGGCCTGGTGCGGCGCAAAGGGCTGGCGCTGCTGCCGTGGACGCCGGAGCTGCGCCAGTGGCAGGCGCGGGTGATGCTGCTGCGCGGGCTCGATCTGCAAAACCAGGCAGCCAGCGATTGGCCCGATGTCTCCGATGCGGCGTTGCTGGCCAGCCTGGAAACCTGGCTGGCGCCCTACCTGGGCAAGGTCACCCGGCTCAGCCACTTCGGCAATCTCGACCTGCACGCGATGCTGCAGACCCTGCTGCCCTGGCCGCTGCCCCAGCGCCTGGACGAATGGGCGCCGCGCAGCCTGCCGGTACCGTCCGGCTCGCGCATCGGTCTGGATTACAGCGAGCACCCGCCGGTGTTGGCGGTGCGCCTGCAGGAGCTGTTCGGCCTGGCCGAAACGCCGCGCATCGCCAATGGCCGGCAACAGGTGCTGCTGCATCTGTTGTCACCAGCGCGGCGACCGGTGCAGGTGACCCAGGACCTGGCCAACTTCTGGCGCACCACCTATGCCGAGGTGAAGAAGGATTTGAAGGGCCGCTATCCGAAACACTACTGGCCCGACGACCCACTGATCGCCGAGCCCACGGCGCGAGCCAAGCCTCGCAAGTAG
- a CDS encoding polyribonucleotide nucleotidyltransferase, translated as MRTKSRVIGGVLAVTLVTQLSACGTIFFPDRRGQIEGRIDPLVAGLNAIGILFYVIPGLIAFGVDFATGAIYLPGGATAQVDTQSLKNVVDADGKVDTAKLKALIETQTGHNLPLDDPRLIQHSGSVEQLAAYGLRPAA; from the coding sequence ATGCGCACGAAATCCCGCGTTATCGGCGGCGTTCTCGCCGTTACTTTGGTCACTCAATTGTCCGCCTGCGGCACCATCTTCTTTCCCGATCGCCGCGGCCAGATCGAAGGCCGCATCGACCCCCTGGTCGCTGGTCTGAACGCCATCGGCATTCTCTTCTACGTGATCCCCGGCCTGATCGCCTTTGGCGTCGACTTCGCCACCGGCGCCATCTACCTGCCAGGCGGAGCCACCGCCCAGGTCGATACCCAGTCGCTGAAGAACGTGGTGGATGCCGACGGCAAGGTCGACACCGCCAAGCTCAAGGCGCTGATCGAAACCCAGACCGGGCACAACCTGCCACTCGACGACCCGCGCCTGATCCAGCACAGCGGCAGCGTCGAACAGCTGGCAGCCTATGGCCTGCGTCCTGCGGCCTGA
- a CDS encoding cation diffusion facilitator family transporter, producing MTLDRQHARLMRQATAAALCVALTLVLCKAVAWWANGSVSLLAGLTDSLLDSAASLLNLIAVNIALRPADDDHRYGHGKAEALAGLGQALFIGASAILVAVQGFERLRQPEPLTAQALGIAVMALSMALTVALLLFQHHVVRKTGSTAIHADSLHYRSDLLLNGGILLALLLAYLGWQQGDALFAIGIAAYILWSAVSIARRSTSVLMDQELAPDVSTRMSELACAVPGVIGIHDLRTRLSGTRWFVQLHVDLPGSLSLNEAHALCEQVEDAIRGEFAQAEVLVHADPVDAAPF from the coding sequence ATGACCCTCGACCGCCAGCACGCCCGCCTGATGCGCCAGGCCACCGCCGCCGCACTCTGCGTGGCGCTGACCCTGGTGCTGTGCAAGGCCGTCGCCTGGTGGGCCAACGGTTCGGTCAGCTTGCTGGCCGGCCTTACCGATTCGCTGCTCGACAGCGCCGCCTCGCTGCTCAACCTGATCGCCGTGAACATCGCCCTGCGCCCCGCCGACGACGATCACCGTTACGGCCACGGCAAGGCCGAGGCGCTGGCCGGGCTGGGCCAGGCGCTGTTCATCGGTGCCAGCGCCATCCTGGTCGCCGTGCAGGGCTTCGAGCGCCTGCGCCAGCCGGAACCGCTGACCGCCCAGGCGCTGGGTATCGCGGTGATGGCGCTGTCCATGGCGCTGACCGTCGCCCTGCTGCTGTTCCAGCATCACGTGGTGCGCAAGACCGGCTCCACGGCGATCCATGCCGACTCCCTGCACTACCGCTCCGACCTGCTGCTCAACGGCGGCATCCTCCTTGCCCTGCTGCTCGCCTACCTGGGCTGGCAACAGGGCGACGCACTGTTCGCCATCGGCATCGCCGCCTACATCCTGTGGAGCGCGGTGAGCATCGCCCGCCGGTCGACCAGCGTGCTGATGGATCAGGAACTGGCCCCTGACGTCAGTACGCGCATGAGCGAACTGGCCTGCGCGGTGCCCGGGGTCATCGGTATCCACGACTTGCGCACGCGCCTCTCCGGTACCCGCTGGTTCGTGCAGCTGCACGTCGACCTGCCGGGCAGCCTCAGCCTCAACGAGGCCCACGCCCTGTGCGAGCAGGTGGAAGACGCCATCCGCGGCGAATTCGCCCAGGCCGAAGTGCTGGTGCATGCCGACCCGGTCGACGCTGCACCCTTTTGA